The following is a genomic window from Bombus fervidus isolate BK054 chromosome 15, iyBomFerv1, whole genome shotgun sequence.
attttctactttagtTAGTTACACCCCCATCAAATTTGAGAATAATGTTCGCTCTTGTTATTTagtacaatttcattttatcgaaCAATGTATAGATATCGTTCACTATGAAGATCCATGAGATTATTGGatgaattttaaacaaacCCTGGTTCCCATCGATCTAAGTACATGCTGTGCTATCGTTATGATTGCAGAGTATATGATGCgcttattacgtaatatacaCCGATAGCATCTTTATTTTAGAGtaacgaaatattaaattcagtGAATGAAAGACGATATATCCGTCGAATAAAAGTTTATGATAACAATAACCTATGATAAACAGAattgtatatttctattaagatTTTAAGATATGCCTTTTTGATCacggtattttcatttaaatatgttaGTAACCATGGCatgtgtcttttttttttataaaagaaagagatcATACGtcctttttcataaaaaataacgacgatcagtataattttatatgaaaagcGCTTATCTTCGAAACGAAATCCCGTGCCTTTTTTACCACTGCAATTCTATCATAATACAGAATCTGTTGAAAAAAAGTGATAtactatgaaataataattaaataaagtgaAACAACCccttaataaaataatatcggtCAATGTGATTTGaggatgaaatattttattttatttggttCCGTATGATTGAATCattgttaaataataacagAGCTTAAATATCTATACTTGAAGTCAAACAGCAATGCTATTTAAGAGAGTTCAGTAATAAACCAgatgtaaaaaatatcgatattaatgatttattcctgtttaataaaacttttagTATAAGTCTATATTGGATTGATTGACAATTGGattaacaataacaatttaatattaatgcttttacaatataatattatatcttttagtATGTCTTTTATGTtacaattattgaaaaatattttgatatacatttattattgtactatcgaataattttgatttatgttttttgtttattataacttttaagTTGATTACGAATTACTTTTTTTTCGAAcatatgaaaagaaagaatgttTATGGATGAAAGAGGAATTAAATTGAACAACGGTggcgtaattttttttttattaattcaaaatcttataaattatgactcgtataaattaattagtaaaatttttaaataggagatggcaaatattttgttgtgataataataaattacatcaagagaacaaattaaatttctttacagATAAAgattttttcttatatctCGAGCTAAGCAATTGGAAAAAAAGTCGATTGTTCCTAGAAACAATGTAGCACGGTGAGATTATCATGCATTCGATATCGCGTAAAAACCGAGTGATTTTGAAATCGTTTACTTTACAACATCAGGTAGGCATAAGCGTATAAGAGGGCGGTATTGTAATAGCGACTGCGCAATCAATCGAAATAGCAcgatatggtataacgtatgcaTGTGTAAGTACAAATACACAAGGTGGGGGATACTTTTTTTAGTGTCTCTCTCGTTTCATTCGTTAGCTCGGGTTTTTAGTAAATTCGCGTTTACAGGAGCGACTTATGATGTTTAGTCACGTTTAAGTTCTCGACTATACACTACTAGTAAGGAAATGTCCAGGATCCGCTATACTGGGCTTTTCTCGTACTAAGAAGAACGCAGTAGTACGTGCTTGCATGTGAATGCGCCtcgattttgtatttttctacgtttcacCGTGCCGTTTTCAATATGTGTCCAGTATTCCTCTGAAATTTCCACAATTCGTCGATCATATGAAAAATGTCGAAGCTCGGTGACAAACAAAGCTATGCGCAGACATACAAGCTCGTCGTCGTTGGCGCGGGTGGCGTCGGAAAATCTGCGATCACGATACAATTCATTCAAGTGAGTACTTTTTATGGCCAATAGGTGTAGCAAATACGTACGTGGGTGTACGTATAGACGTATATGTAGCCGTGCGTATCATTTGTGCTTGTGTACTCTTAATACATAcagtggctcacgaaagtagTGGATTACTCCTAGAAACTTtgcatgtatatattatacaaaatattttgaaatctcaacactgtaacgagacacgattatcgtgattataatggtaaaatttgaaacggatttgaaaatgtatataaaagttacattAATACTTATTAGGAATATATACTTCGTAAATATTGCCAAAGTATTAATTACTCAATTCAAAATCAATTATTCAATACATTAATAAGTTACAATATTTAGTGAGACAATTTTTGGTACTAGTTGTATGTGTAAAACTACATCcatgctatattttaatttttcaccaACGATAAGTGTATATTGCAATAAATGTCTTGgaacttctatatacattttcggaTTGGTTTCAAATGTGACTATTATAACCACACTAGTCTCATTACAGTTctaatgcacataatatatttataaaataaattttcaaacattttcgatactttcgtacatgtatgtataaatggtatatatgatgtatatacagggtgtcgcAGTAGTCATCGACAAAATGGCGATTCTATGtgaaaaaataagtcgaaaatatacaataaaaattttccatatgacatttcgttttcgagaaaagaGAGTTTAAAAGTTTGCTAATTATACTTAAACTTGATCAATACCGAACTGGACAAGAGCAAATAATTAACAGGAGGTTATTTTACACatgaaaataagtcgaaaataaaactttagaataaaattttttcataggACACTGCGTTtccagaaaaatgaaattcgaaaatttctatGTACCATAATTACCGTAACATCCTGTATTTATgacatttatatacattatgcATATTAGATTTGTCAATCGGATTCGTTTCCATGCGTCCTACATCCTACGTCATTCGCGATCAATTCAAATAAAGGAATAATGAAACgaataatgaattataataaattatattagaaatatttcataaataatgttGATATGTCGAGGTAAACAATTGGGCTGTTGTATTTCGCATATGAACATTTTCGTAATTACGCTTGCACTGGATActaaaaaaaggaacaagCCTACTTTTATCATCGATTATGTCATATATAACTGGGGATAAGGTGTTGATAATAGCcacgtaatattataatactcgcataatatattattttgatatacatatatagtaatacgcaatAAAGATTGTTTTGTATGTActttaaagtaataatttaagatattatatatttaaatttgtataaattataattttttaagttgTATTCTTTATAGtcacaataaattattttatatatatacgataGATTTACTTGcacaataatgttttattattatttataataagcttttgattattattttgtactaATTTCACTAATATTTTTCAGAGCTATTTTGTAACCGATTATGATCCAACAATCGAAGATTCTTATACCAAACAGTGCGTTATCGACGATATACCTGCGAAACTCGATAGTGAGTAAACTGATAATAGTGAGacgctatatattaattatcgtttcatatttatttatataatacaattgtAATAACTTCTAtaacttattttatattaattttcatgcAGTTCCATAATGAATCATGGGTTTGTTATTGTAAGAGTATAATTccttatttattcaattttagaatgaatattttatgaaaaagttAGAATGGTCAGtttataaacattaaaaacaatactacatatatattgtagaacgttttgaataataaaactagtaatatttatgtaattttagtATTAGATACAGCAGGTCAAGAAGAATTTAGTGCAATGCGAGAACAGTATATGAGAAGTGGTGAAGGGTTTCTACTTGTATTTTCGATAACTGAGCTTTCATCTttcgatgaaatattaaaattccataGGCAGATACTTAGAGTAAAGGATAGAGAAGAATTTCCCATGCTTATGGTTGGCAACAAAGCTGATTTGGATTATTATAGAGTtgtaagtaaataaaatataaaaaatctaatataaagaacattatatcaatatattaatatattaatattcactgttttatatatataggttCAAATTGAAGAGGCACAAAATAGAGCTCGTCGATTGAAAATTCCATATATTGAATGTAGTGCAAAATTAAGAATGAATGTTGACCAAGCCTTTCACGAATTAGTAAGAATTGTCAGAAAGTTTCAGTTATCTGAAAGACCACCGCTTGAattaaactataaaaaaaacaaaaaaaaatgttgtatGTTGTAATGCCTAATGTGTTCTTAATCAACTTATTTTTGTGCTAATAAAATGGTACAAAAGGGTTGAATCAATCGAAATTGTGGAATTAATCAAATCATAaggattattatttataattaagttGAAATAGGAATTTGAAATCTGAAACAAGGGATTGTTGAACTGCTTTTGAAAATAACACTTAGATTACTTTAACTTGAAATTTATACACTCAGCTTGAATCAAAGAGTGCTTTaagcaaatataatatttttgagtATGCTACAAATACTTTGTACTCACTTCTAAAACGAATTAATACAATGGTATTTATGAAATGTGTAGTGTAATAACAAAGTTCACAAATcgtgtaattttaattgtataagaaataaaaataacttgaCGTATTTTATTAGAAGTATATTAGTAGCAATGTAagttttatatcaaatatattaatatatttaatactatcATGGATCACATATATCCctatatattgaatttatatgACGGTTTTCAAaacaaagtataatattatttaaaatatttatttgtaaatatgcatgtatatatttattatatgtattaattatcatttaatatAGTGTAATAAGATTCTAACAAAGAGTGAGACTAATAACAACTCtaatgtgaaatttttaataatttctttgatttaacacaattttagttattttatagtcattatttaatttttctatcatGATTGCTGCAAGTAAAGTTTAAGAAAGTTTATGATATTTTGATGTGTTCATAAAACAGTTCATTAAATTAATCGaacttgtttatttatatatttttgccatAATTTTTCTAGTGttatgtaaaaaattgtttttactcttaaaataatagaaattaagttattataaacaatttcGTGTTTGCTGTTATGATTATTAATTGTGTACtcaatatatctatatttttttatactaaatacatgtacaattaaaatatattcatatgcCATTAATcactatattgtaataatatatcaaagttaattattttatacaaatataaaaattccaaggctaatataaaatacaaaaattatatttatttttgtaaactgTAATGTATTTGTAACAAACTTTTACACGTAACTGATATATAAGTTTAGTATGTGTTCATTAACATCTAATAGATAGTAATACAAAAATAGATAATTGTATTCATTCTTACACAGAAAttgtaacaaaaaattaataaaaacgttataaactaagtaattataatttgttggATATCTACAgttaaatatcgtaaataataaatttcattaatcattttataaatctactattattattatgaattgattatataataaatataaaatatattagcattcaaataatttctttttaagagtacaaatacaattaaaaaataaataatttattagtcAACTGAAATCAACTTCGATCACATTCGAACGAGTTTTTACAAGACTTTTATTCCTTAACCTTCTCTGATAATAATAGCGTTTTccgaattattatttttgcataATAGATTTTGCAAGAATATTTTACCttaaaaacaatttctatacagaaaatatgcaaaaaattagatatatagagaaaaaggaaattaaacaattacatatatgtaccatgtatttatagattgcaattttattactCGATTAGGTTATATTTCACGTTCACGTTATTAATACAGCTCTATTATCAATACAATAAAatcggacaatctaatattgttattcgataaaagaaataataacgataagtTTTACACAACGGAACATTCACCCTAATTTAGTCAGTAAGCAACTGGCACGCAAGGTGGTCAAACGGGATTCCCATCGTGGCTATTCTTAACCAGACCAGGCTAATATTGAATCCGCTCAATTACTTCCAGCTATACTAACATCAGCAATAAATATAACTgttattacgaatttttaatttcttttcgcaTCCCATTACACACTCACATGAATGAACGGCGCTATATagaatacatttatttttattccgttTCGTTAAATGACGTTACGTGTACAACtttcattttacaaaaaacACCTGAAGCGAAAACAGATTTTACGTTTAGACGTTAATAAGTTTCTCACACGTCAATGTACGTCTATGGACAGCGTACAACGGGAAATATATAcagacaagaaaaaaaaaccggcaattattgtaataattatgtaaACAATTTCGTTTTACACGATAACATTAAAACAGTAGCtcatgaaagaaattttttataaaacattttgaaatttcatcaatACTGTAATGAGACTCAACTGTCATGATTATATCGATAGCATctgaaaaaaaatttgaaaagattACAAAACGTTTAGtttaagtatatatattttgtacaaatcGCACAGATCACAAACGTATGTAATCAATTatccattatattaataagttcTAACATTCACTGGAACcatctttacaatttattatttgtttaagaTGGCTcaaatttaatcaatataaCTCAATACAGTATTAATGAAAtctcaaaatattatataaagttacaTGTTACGCATGTATACATAAAAGTTTTTTGCGATAAGTGTTCATACATTTTCGTGAATCATTGTATGTAATATCTAGCAAAAGACGATATTTGCGGTATTTAAGTCAAACAACATTTTTTATGGTccgtaaaaattattatagtacCGTATCGTTattaagaagaaaagataaaacgaagtaCAATGGctacataaaaagaaaaaagaaaaaattagcaaataaccttattttccaatgaatcatttttttatcagaatgttcattcaattttcataATCATCAAATTTTCGCTGTCACATGAAACGTACCactaaataatacaaaatgtaaTCCACTTGtacctaattaattaattgataaatttaaaatactttttgtaactactgtataaaatgaaaagaaagatttatATACAAGGATCTCGGcagtacatttttatttgccCAAAGAGAAGAGAACAGCGTCGGGACTTCTCGGTAAGAAGAAAGACGAGCTGGGAAGAAACAAGATTGCGAGGAAGAAGAATGCCCAGGTTAAAAATAGCAGCGcgcattttcaaataaaaagtgATAAGCAACCTGCAGGATAACGATTAAGGAGGAGGGTAAAGAAGGGAGCGCGAGAGGGAAAAAAAGGAGCAATACCGACCGAGCAGAAGGAGATGACCAGTAAAAACGGACTGAAAGAACGTTCGTTGGTAGAAAGAAGATGTACAAAAGCAACCACATCTGTACAGTAGGGGGAGAGAgcagagagaagaaagaatcTCCCCGATATCTTAGCTTGGCCCACTGGAAAATATATTGGCTATAACGTATGGTGGTCAAGCTTGGCTCGGTGTTGGTTCGAATAAAGGTGAGAACCGGTGGTGCGTACAGGGTCTGGAAGGAGGAATCTCCCACCCTGTATAACTTTTACCCGTGTATTTCGCATGGTTTACTGGCTATACGATCAAGTGCATCTAGCACCAAACCGCTAAGTAAACCTGCTCTATCTCCCGCCACGAGACCGCAGCATGATCGAAATACACATTTGATCGAAATTATCGTACGTAATCGgtgaatattttttgataagGATAATAACAAAATCGTGGTTGCAACCTCGAGAGAATTTCGCGATAATCGCGTTTCAGGATCTATACCTACGCTTACGATACGCACGCGATACGCGTATGTTTGTGTGTAATGTCGCAGCAGTAAGCAAATTGTGATGTAATGGAAACGCGACCGATTCCTATGAAAATGTACGAGTTTTACTGAGTTTCACTAGTCGCGCGTCTATATAAAATCTCTACATTTATATAAgtaaatgtatgtatttatataagcAATGCAAATCGTTATTGTtcatatttaatgtttaaacCAGTTATTCAATACAAGgtctttctttctatttctaaatttcattCAAATCCTCAGTACTTTTGATAGAAATTATTCCGTATAGTATATCtaaaatagtaaaacgttatcatGCGCAAAGAGAAACGTGCATCCATTCACCACCATCTGCTTTCCTCTAGGCATTATATAAACGTACGTATCAATGTAAAAACTTTGTTTTCGCGTGTTACACTttgaataatgtataatgtagtTTCTCATTCTTTTTATGTCACAGATACGATCGTTTTCAATAGATCTTCGTTTTGTTCGATACTATCGATTGTACATACAATAGCTCACGaagtatttatgtatatattatgcatgttacataaaaatgaaacactTTGAAATTCGATTAGCATTGTAATGAGAGTCGACTATTTACGTATTATATGTTTAAGATGATTAATCATGATCTATACTAGTCTCGAATTAAATATACGTTTGCAGTAACTATGTTGTAACTATAttcagattggtttcaaaGATCAATATAATCATCGTCATGTCTCATTACAGTGCTAATGAGATTTcagtgttttatattatacacacaATTTCTATAACGTTCAAATACTTCCGTGAACCAttgtatattgataaaatatggAATCactcttaaaataaatacgtatgaaggtaaatattagaatacatttattgcaaatacatatttagaaaaatattcgtttgaGTATAAATAGTTTAAAGCATATAATTAATGTTAAAGATGCCCtaactaatataataattgattATTCAAATACTTAAATAATCTCTGTGAAGTGTATGcttgcaataaatatcaaatgaaTTCTGATGAAATCtttatgaaacaaaatattatatacgtatattgataaaaaagtTTATAGAAGCGTTGAAATGCTTTAGTGAGACACAGTATATGAAACATTGTATCGAGATAGAGAAATGAGATATTCTATTGCTAAACGGTTGTCAGTGGCTGACGTACAGATCAGTTTTACGGAGGACACCGACAGTGATCTATTAGTTCGGTGGTTGAAAGCTGTTGCACGAATGAAGACGTTTCGATTTATGATGCTGCGATATGCTAACCATTTTGGTTTGGTTAAAGTCGAGGGCAACCTTCGGGTGTCCCTCCGCCTCCAGCTTGAGCTGGactgaaagaaaaggaagagggAAAGGAACGAGTTCTTCAGTGCCTGTGCACAGTCTAGTTCAAGACTCACGATGATAGTGAACGTCCCGTGAAGATTCCTCCGGCCGGGTTGCCCTTCTCTGCCTAAACAAGAAAACTAGTGTCACCGAGCGTTGTGGACCGGCCACCGTTTGCACAGGTCGCGGAACCTCTACAGGTCAGTGCACGTTTATCTTTCGGATGTGACTATAATCCTGACATCGTCTTCGCGAAATCGTTAAACGATTTTTTTCACGCGGTTGACATTCGATCGCTTGACAGATTAGGATAGTTTGTTAACGTAGGAAAAGTCCATCATCCGTCATTGATATTTCTTATCTAACttaaataatgtatttaatttaatcatttctttcgtatgattttaagaaatttcagaataatagaatttggtatttttttttttttttttaattttagatattttatataactgaCTGGTAACAACGATAATTGATAAGGATAGTATTTAGTATATTTCACGATTTTAGGAATTTTGTTAAAAGCgatagtattttatatttttttatgactcaaaaatttcgtcgataatatttaataatttctataattcccaaaatttcattaatataatagtatttcatatttgttaCTATTTGAAAAGTTTGATTAATAACCATAGTATGCAATACcttgtataatttaaaaaatcaccCATGAtgataacattatgtactttCGATCGTGTTTTAATCTTTAAgcgaatttaatttgtttaagtGAATGGAAATAGATTGTCCATTGCAATTATTCGTGTCAAACTTACGTGAAACGAATGTTACAcgtaaaaaatacgtaaaatcCTGCTTTTCAGGTTTCGCTGCGTTTTCCCGATCGTGTAAatattgttacgttttaaATCATCT
Proteins encoded in this region:
- the Ras64b gene encoding ras-like protein 2 translates to MSKLGDKQSYAQTYKLVVVGAGGVGKSAITIQFIQSYFVTDYDPTIEDSYTKQCVIDDIPAKLDILDTAGQEEFSAMREQYMRSGEGFLLVFSITELSSFDEILKFHRQILRVKDREEFPMLMVGNKADLDYYRVVQIEEAQNRARRLKIPYIECSAKLRMNVDQAFHELVRIVRKFQLSERPPLELNYKKNKKKCCML